One stretch of Saprospiraceae bacterium DNA includes these proteins:
- the scpA gene encoding methylmalonyl-CoA mutase has protein sequence MLTPDFSKIQFDPALRPAEAPLPPSNVWQRYVAGIPPFLGGPYSTMYATQPWTIRQYAGFSTAEESNAFYRRNLAAGQKGLSVAFDLATHRGYDSDHPRVVGDVGKAGVAIDTLEDMKILFDQIPLDQMSVSMTMNGAVIPVMAFYIVAAEEQGVSPEQLSGTIQNDILKEFMVRNTYIYPPAPSMRIISDIFAYCARRMPKFNSISISGYHIHEAGAPAELELAYTLADGLEYIRAGLAAGLDIDDFAPRLSFFWGIGMNHFTEIAKMRAGRLLWAKLVRQFGPHNAKSLMLRTHCQTSGWSLTEQDPFNNVARTCIEAMAAVLGGTQSLHTNSFDEAIALPTDFSAKIARDTQIFIQKESNVTRAVDPWAGSYFVEQRTLDLVEKAWALIEEVEQLGGMAKAIEEGLPKLRIEEAAAQKQARIDSGQDKIVGVNIFQVADNVPFDILDIDNATVREGQIRRLNEVRKNRDESAVKTALNALTHCAKSGQGNLLELAIVAARARATLGEISLAMENAFGRFVATTKSISGIYAANMKQNEDFEKARRMADTFAAQEGRRPRIMVAKLGQDGHDRGAKVIATAFADLGFDVDIGPLFQTPAEAARQAAENDVHILGISSLAAGHKTLVPQTIEALRELGRPDILVVVGGVVPQQDYDFLKKAGAAAVFGPGTIVAKAAQELLGVLMSE, from the coding sequence ATGCTCACTCCTGATTTTTCCAAAATACAATTCGACCCGGCGCTGCGGCCTGCCGAAGCGCCTCTGCCTCCCAGCAACGTGTGGCAACGATACGTCGCCGGCATCCCGCCCTTTCTCGGTGGCCCCTACTCTACGATGTATGCCACTCAGCCTTGGACCATTCGCCAGTACGCAGGCTTCTCCACCGCTGAGGAAAGCAACGCATTCTATCGTCGCAATCTCGCTGCGGGGCAAAAAGGGCTTTCCGTTGCCTTTGATTTGGCCACCCATCGCGGCTATGACTCCGACCACCCGCGAGTGGTGGGCGATGTCGGCAAAGCAGGCGTGGCCATTGATACGTTGGAAGACATGAAAATCCTTTTTGACCAAATACCGCTCGACCAGATGTCGGTCTCCATGACGATGAATGGCGCCGTCATTCCAGTCATGGCTTTTTACATCGTGGCAGCGGAGGAACAAGGGGTTTCGCCCGAACAACTTTCAGGCACCATTCAGAATGATATCCTGAAAGAGTTCATGGTGCGCAACACTTACATCTATCCGCCGGCGCCCAGCATGCGCATCATCAGCGATATTTTCGCTTACTGCGCTCGACGAATGCCCAAGTTCAACTCTATCTCCATATCGGGCTACCACATCCATGAGGCTGGCGCCCCGGCTGAGCTGGAGCTGGCATATACCCTCGCCGATGGTCTCGAATATATCAGAGCAGGGCTTGCGGCAGGGCTGGATATTGATGATTTTGCACCAAGACTCTCCTTCTTTTGGGGCATCGGGATGAACCACTTCACCGAAATCGCCAAGATGCGTGCGGGACGGCTTTTGTGGGCAAAACTCGTCAGGCAATTCGGCCCCCACAACGCCAAGTCACTCATGCTACGCACCCACTGCCAGACCTCGGGATGGTCGCTCACAGAACAAGACCCCTTCAACAACGTGGCCCGCACTTGCATCGAGGCGATGGCGGCAGTCTTGGGCGGCACACAAAGCCTGCATACCAATTCGTTTGATGAGGCCATTGCTTTGCCAACCGATTTTTCTGCGAAAATCGCCCGCGACACGCAGATTTTTATTCAGAAGGAAAGCAACGTCACGCGAGCGGTTGACCCTTGGGCGGGCTCATATTTTGTGGAACAACGAACACTGGATTTGGTGGAAAAGGCTTGGGCCTTGATTGAGGAAGTGGAACAATTAGGTGGCATGGCCAAGGCCATAGAAGAAGGATTGCCCAAACTTCGCATCGAAGAGGCTGCCGCTCAAAAACAGGCGCGAATTGATTCGGGCCAGGACAAAATCGTTGGGGTCAACATTTTTCAAGTGGCTGATAATGTTCCCTTCGATATACTTGACATTGACAACGCCACCGTGCGTGAAGGCCAAATACGCAGACTGAACGAGGTGCGAAAAAACCGCGACGAATCTGCCGTAAAGACGGCTTTGAACGCCCTCACGCATTGCGCAAAATCAGGGCAAGGGAATTTGTTGGAATTGGCCATCGTAGCTGCTCGCGCGCGTGCCACGCTGGGTGAAATATCGTTGGCTATGGAAAACGCATTCGGGCGCTTCGTAGCCACCACCAAATCCATCTCTGGCATCTATGCTGCCAACATGAAACAGAACGAAGATTTTGAAAAAGCGCGTCGGATGGCCGACACCTTCGCTGCGCAAGAAGGTCGCCGCCCACGCATCATGGTTGCCAAGCTCGGCCAAGACGGTCACGACCGGGGCGCAAAGGTCATCGCCACCGCTTTTGCCGATTTGGGGTTTGACGTGGACATCGGCCCCTTGTTCCAAACACCCGCCGAAGCGGCCCGCCAAGCGGCGGAAAACGACGTGCACATACTCGGCATTTCCTCCTTGGCAGCGGGGCACAAGACTTTGGTGCCCCAGACAATCGAGGCACTCCGCGAACTGGGCCGCCCTGATATTCTTGTCGTGGTGGGTGGCGTGGTGCCTCAGCAGGATTACGATTTTTTGAAAAAAGCAGGCGCGGCAGCGGTGTTCGGGCCCGGCACAATAGTGGCAAAGGCGGCACAGGAGCTGCTGGGGGTGCTGATGAGTGAATGA
- a CDS encoding T9SS type A sorting domain-containing protein, which translates to MRLLISLLLGIAIHTVAAQNPATNQTWINSGKVSARITSAGIHADSLGGFVLGNDAPGLPPKNLLGHLAPWIGGLDPAGNLKLACEMDDPTVSDWQQGIRGVTGSGKVWKVSREQISEHISDFQDNGVIDNPIPAIFAWPAPGNPHSTLLNEFAIPPQYRPLPHFYDHNNDGIYDPYDGDYPTVGHLASFSNLVPEQLVCAPFFDNGLHALSASVKEISMNGMLTAFTLDCNEKEFAQNTIFFAYSFSYEDIERADSAYFGLFADFELGYPHDDYLGCSMPKKAAVYCYNADTLNDLVAGQNPAMISINSFRGPLDTFGNLIELSHAIPILHSNEFPAAVRRPHLPIGFYRYLSGHWRDGSPLLAGGIGYNSGGEKVKFAFPGHPSNADGWSEISASNPLSDREMIISYGPLTIKPGAVNEVFFSISALTEKGPSAQLQRLDEFRLLQEHLLENNPIGQPLCASTATKEHTKQGISVFPNPASSRLIIRTDISGAITLTLFNAFGSKVLEKTELTSEGKIIERSIANLPAGLYILRWEAADGRHGTHKIIVQH; encoded by the coding sequence ATGAGACTTCTGATTTCACTATTGTTAGGCATTGCCATCCATACTGTAGCCGCACAAAATCCTGCAACCAACCAAACATGGATTAATTCAGGAAAAGTAAGCGCCCGCATCACTTCAGCAGGAATTCATGCAGACAGTCTTGGTGGTTTCGTTTTGGGAAATGATGCGCCCGGGCTTCCTCCCAAAAATTTGCTTGGTCATCTTGCTCCATGGATAGGAGGGCTTGACCCGGCAGGCAATCTGAAGTTAGCTTGTGAAATGGACGACCCAACAGTGTCTGACTGGCAGCAGGGAATACGCGGTGTGACGGGTTCAGGTAAGGTTTGGAAAGTCAGCCGTGAACAAATATCAGAACACATTTCCGACTTTCAAGATAACGGTGTGATAGATAACCCTATCCCTGCCATATTTGCTTGGCCAGCGCCGGGCAATCCTCATTCCACGTTGCTGAACGAATTCGCTATCCCGCCTCAATACAGGCCATTGCCGCACTTCTACGACCACAATAATGATGGAATTTATGACCCTTATGATGGGGACTACCCTACGGTAGGGCACTTGGCATCTTTCTCCAATCTTGTCCCTGAGCAGCTAGTGTGTGCTCCCTTTTTCGATAATGGCCTCCATGCTCTTTCAGCAAGTGTCAAAGAAATCTCGATGAACGGTATGCTTACAGCATTTACCCTCGATTGCAACGAGAAAGAATTTGCTCAAAACACTATCTTTTTCGCATATAGTTTCTCTTATGAAGATATCGAGCGGGCAGATTCGGCATACTTTGGCCTTTTCGCAGATTTTGAGCTTGGCTACCCGCACGATGACTATTTGGGATGCTCAATGCCGAAAAAAGCTGCTGTTTATTGCTACAACGCTGATACATTGAATGACTTGGTAGCAGGCCAAAATCCGGCTATGATTTCTATTAACTCTTTTCGCGGCCCGTTGGACACATTTGGAAATCTAATTGAGTTGAGCCACGCAATCCCAATCCTGCATTCCAATGAGTTCCCGGCCGCCGTGAGGAGGCCCCATTTGCCCATAGGGTTTTACAGGTATCTGTCAGGGCATTGGCGTGATGGTTCTCCTTTATTGGCGGGAGGGATAGGCTACAATAGCGGTGGGGAAAAAGTCAAGTTTGCATTTCCGGGACACCCTTCCAATGCTGACGGCTGGAGCGAAATCTCGGCTTCCAACCCTTTGAGTGACAGAGAGATGATAATCAGTTACGGGCCGTTGACCATTAAGCCGGGCGCAGTTAACGAGGTCTTCTTTTCCATCTCAGCCTTAACCGAAAAAGGCCCATCGGCACAACTCCAGCGACTTGACGAGTTCAGGCTTTTGCAAGAACATCTGTTGGAAAACAACCCCATTGGGCAGCCATTATGTGCTTCCACCGCCACAAAGGAACATACCAAACAGGGGATATCTGTATTCCCCAACCCCGCTTCATCGCGACTAATAATCCGCACCGATATATCAGGTGCTATCACACTGACTTTGTTCAATGCTTTTGGAAGCAAAGTTTTAGAAAAAACGGAGTTAACCTCGGAAGGAAAAATAATTGAACGCTCAATCGCAAATCTACCTGCTGGCCTTTACATATTGAGATGGGAGGCGGCAGATGGGCGGCATGGTACCCACAAAATAATCGTGCAGCATTAG
- a CDS encoding response regulator transcription factor, whose product MASANYKILLVEDDQNFGDVLRSYLEMHDYAVTLATDGVLGLEAFRKNSFDLCIFDVMMPRKDGFTLAKEIRERNQEVPIIFLTAKTMKDDVLQGFKLGADDYISKPFNSEELLLRIQAVLKRFHKNADPRDDQREFTIGKYHFNYPVRILTFTEAQPGEEKQWKLSPKEAELLKLFCKYINDVMPRTEALTKIWHEDTYFTARSMDVFVTKLRKYLAKDPAIEIVNIHGNGFQLLVKDMVASPA is encoded by the coding sequence ATGGCAAGTGCTAACTACAAAATCCTGCTCGTAGAAGACGACCAAAACTTCGGCGACGTACTCCGCTCCTATCTCGAAATGCACGACTACGCGGTCACGCTCGCCACCGACGGCGTGCTTGGACTGGAAGCTTTCAGGAAAAACAGTTTCGACCTTTGCATTTTTGACGTGATGATGCCGCGCAAAGACGGCTTCACGCTTGCCAAGGAAATACGCGAGCGCAATCAAGAAGTGCCTATCATCTTCCTCACCGCCAAAACGATGAAGGACGACGTGTTGCAAGGCTTTAAACTTGGCGCCGATGATTATATCTCCAAACCTTTTAACTCGGAAGAACTTTTGCTGCGCATCCAAGCCGTGCTTAAACGCTTTCACAAGAACGCCGACCCCCGCGACGACCAGCGAGAGTTCACCATCGGCAAATACCATTTCAATTACCCCGTGCGCATCCTGACCTTCACGGAGGCGCAGCCCGGCGAGGAAAAACAATGGAAGCTAAGCCCAAAAGAGGCGGAGCTGCTCAAATTGTTCTGCAAATACATCAACGACGTGATGCCGCGCACAGAGGCGCTCACCAAGATTTGGCACGAAGACACCTATTTCACCGCTCGTTCGATGGATGTTTTTGTGACCAAGCTCCGCAAGTATCTCGCAAAAGACCCTGCTATCGAGATTGTCAACATTCACGGCAATGGCTTCCAACTCCTCGTGAAGGATATGGTAGCAAGCCCCGCCTGA
- a CDS encoding acyl-CoA dehydrogenase family protein — translation MFDILEKTDVLKGGEFLIRESSPEDTFIPEELNEEQLMVKQMASDFLNNEIAPNRLKIEKREPGLTERLLEKAGELGLLGAHMPAKYGGTELDTNTNTVIADVLGPCGSFSTSIAAHTGIGMLPILYFGTEEQREKYLPRLISGELKAAYCLTEPGSGSDALNAKTRADLSADGSHYILNGQKMWITNAGFADIFIVFAKIGGEKFTGFIVERNTPGITLGEEEDKLGIKGSSTRQVFFENAKVPAENVLGEIGKGHLIAFNALNIGRYKLGVMCIGGNKEVVNMATRYANERIQFGQPIGSFGAIQHKLAEMAVRNFAAESAGFRTSQLMQDKKAAAEAEGKSFGQATLEAAEEYAIECSILKVIGSEVTDYCVDENVQIHGGIGFSEEYPAARAYRDSRINRIYEGTNEINRMLMVDQLFKRALKGQLDIVGPAWAVQKELAAMPSFEKVEGDYAEERKALADFRKIILMTAGGAAKMQMDGKLNLKEEQELLMNCADMLIDLYTAESMLLRVQKLADMQKEQPQEVYDAMLQIYFHDATARMTKNATDAIASFAEGDLLKTFLMGVKRFAKYPPVNVKEKRRLVAQALLQANGWCF, via the coding sequence ATGTTCGATATTTTGGAAAAAACGGATGTGCTCAAGGGGGGAGAATTCCTCATCAGAGAGAGCAGCCCGGAGGACACGTTCATTCCCGAAGAACTCAACGAGGAGCAACTCATGGTCAAACAAATGGCCTCAGACTTCCTAAACAACGAGATTGCGCCCAACCGCCTGAAAATCGAAAAACGCGAACCGGGACTTACCGAACGCTTACTGGAAAAAGCAGGGGAATTGGGTCTGCTCGGCGCTCATATGCCAGCCAAGTACGGCGGCACGGAACTCGATACCAACACCAACACAGTGATAGCCGATGTGCTTGGCCCCTGTGGTTCTTTTTCCACGTCCATCGCGGCGCACACAGGTATCGGGATGTTGCCAATCTTGTATTTTGGCACCGAAGAGCAAAGAGAAAAATACCTGCCCCGGCTCATCTCCGGAGAGCTCAAAGCAGCCTACTGTCTTACTGAGCCGGGTTCAGGCTCCGATGCGCTCAATGCCAAGACTCGAGCCGATTTGAGCGCCGATGGTAGCCACTACATCCTGAACGGACAGAAAATGTGGATTACCAATGCTGGTTTTGCGGACATATTCATCGTGTTCGCAAAAATCGGTGGCGAGAAATTCACCGGATTTATCGTGGAGCGCAACACGCCGGGCATCACTTTGGGCGAAGAAGAAGACAAGCTCGGCATCAAAGGTTCCTCTACTCGTCAAGTGTTTTTTGAGAATGCCAAAGTGCCGGCGGAAAATGTATTGGGCGAAATCGGCAAAGGCCATTTGATTGCTTTCAACGCACTGAACATTGGCCGCTACAAACTCGGCGTGATGTGTATCGGGGGCAACAAGGAGGTCGTCAACATGGCCACTCGCTATGCCAACGAACGCATTCAGTTTGGTCAGCCAATCGGTTCTTTTGGTGCCATTCAGCACAAACTGGCAGAAATGGCAGTGCGCAATTTCGCCGCAGAAAGCGCAGGCTTCCGCACTTCGCAACTGATGCAGGACAAGAAAGCAGCCGCCGAAGCAGAGGGGAAATCCTTCGGCCAAGCCACCCTGGAGGCAGCGGAGGAATACGCCATCGAATGTTCCATCCTGAAAGTCATTGGCTCCGAAGTGACCGATTACTGCGTGGACGAAAATGTGCAGATTCACGGTGGCATCGGCTTCAGCGAAGAATATCCAGCCGCCCGTGCCTACCGCGACAGCCGCATCAACCGCATCTATGAAGGCACCAACGAAATCAACCGGATGCTCATGGTGGACCAATTGTTCAAACGCGCATTGAAAGGCCAGTTGGACATCGTAGGCCCAGCGTGGGCAGTTCAGAAAGAACTTGCGGCGATGCCGTCTTTTGAAAAAGTAGAGGGCGACTATGCCGAGGAGCGCAAAGCCCTCGCGGATTTCAGAAAAATAATTTTGATGACAGCGGGGGGGGCAGCCAAGATGCAGATGGATGGCAAGCTCAACCTGAAAGAGGAGCAGGAGCTGTTGATGAACTGCGCCGATATGCTCATTGACCTCTACACAGCGGAATCCATGTTGTTGCGGGTGCAAAAACTGGCCGATATGCAAAAAGAGCAACCACAGGAAGTGTACGACGCGATGTTGCAAATCTACTTCCACGATGCGACGGCGCGCATGACCAAAAATGCCACCGACGCTATCGCATCCTTTGCCGAAGGCGACCTGCTCAAAACCTTCCTAATGGGCGTGAAGCGCTTCGCCAAATACCCCCCGGTAAACGTAAAAGAAAAACGCCGCCTCGTGGCCCAAGCATTGCTACAGGCCAACGGCTGGTGTTTTTGA
- a CDS encoding DEAD/DEAH box helicase, which yields MTAFKNLGIADDLLQGIAALGFETPTPVQELVIPTALSTDDDIIALAQTGTGKTAAFGLPLLQRIDPSERGVQALIMCPTRELCVQVANDLVNYSHFAHQYKVVAVYGGAGIEGQIRQIRAGAQIVVATPGRLMDLMTRKAVRLDGVRRVVLDEADEMLNMGFKEAIDFILAAAENRESIWLFSATMPNEVRAIAADYMANPQELSTGKRNQTNENIEHIYYVCRADDRYATLKRVVDANPGIYALIFCRTKNETKEVAEQMIRDGYNSDALHGDLAQSDRDRVMQRFREGHLQLLIATDVAARGLDVSNISHVINYGLPDEVEVYTHRSGRTGRAGRTGVSISIVTPKFEERIRLIERKNKASFTKKSIPTGIEVCEQQLYHIVNNIHNQEVHHAEIEPYMARINEELKDLSKEELIKRFASVEFNRFLAYYRDAPDINVYPRGDKRGARTHNGQPAGQMARLFANIGDMDGVSKKDFIRLLSRTFGVPDRAIGHIDLNRAYMHFDLDAAYVNVVRQGLSEFTINGRRIRVDDASAPKEKRTKEDKFFEKFGKKKKGKKW from the coding sequence ATGACAGCTTTTAAGAATCTCGGCATCGCCGACGACTTGCTGCAAGGCATTGCAGCACTGGGCTTCGAAACGCCCACACCTGTGCAGGAACTTGTCATCCCCACTGCACTTTCCACCGACGACGACATCATCGCATTGGCCCAAACAGGCACGGGCAAAACAGCTGCCTTTGGCCTGCCCCTGCTGCAGCGGATTGACCCCTCAGAGCGAGGCGTTCAGGCGCTCATCATGTGCCCTACCCGCGAACTGTGCGTGCAAGTCGCCAATGACTTGGTCAACTACTCACACTTCGCCCATCAATACAAAGTGGTCGCAGTTTACGGCGGTGCTGGTATCGAGGGCCAAATCCGGCAAATTAGGGCAGGGGCACAAATCGTGGTGGCGACCCCCGGTCGTCTCATGGACTTGATGACACGCAAAGCCGTCCGGCTGGATGGCGTGCGCCGCGTCGTGCTCGACGAAGCCGATGAAATGCTCAATATGGGCTTTAAAGAAGCCATTGACTTCATCCTCGCCGCTGCCGAAAATCGTGAATCCATCTGGTTGTTTTCGGCCACCATGCCCAACGAGGTGCGCGCTATCGCTGCTGACTACATGGCCAACCCGCAAGAGCTAAGCACCGGCAAGCGCAACCAAACCAATGAGAACATTGAGCACATCTACTACGTCTGTAGGGCCGACGACCGCTACGCCACCTTGAAACGGGTGGTGGATGCCAACCCCGGCATTTATGCCCTTATTTTCTGCCGCACCAAAAACGAGACGAAAGAAGTGGCCGAGCAGATGATACGCGACGGCTACAATTCGGATGCGCTACACGGCGACTTGGCCCAAAGCGACCGCGACCGCGTGATGCAGCGTTTCCGCGAGGGCCACTTGCAGCTGCTTATCGCCACTGATGTGGCGGCGCGTGGCTTGGATGTGAGCAACATCAGCCACGTCATCAACTACGGCCTGCCCGACGAGGTGGAGGTCTATACCCACCGCTCAGGTCGCACTGGCCGTGCGGGTCGCACTGGTGTGAGTATCAGTATTGTCACGCCAAAGTTCGAGGAACGCATACGCCTCATAGAGCGGAAGAACAAAGCATCTTTTACCAAAAAATCAATCCCGACGGGCATCGAGGTGTGCGAGCAGCAGCTCTACCATATTGTCAACAACATCCACAACCAAGAGGTGCATCACGCGGAGATAGAACCCTACATGGCTCGCATCAACGAAGAACTGAAAGACCTCAGCAAGGAAGAACTCATCAAGCGTTTTGCAAGTGTCGAGTTCAACCGTTTTCTCGCTTACTACCGCGACGCACCTGACATCAACGTCTATCCGCGCGGCGACAAACGCGGCGCAAGAACCCACAACGGCCAACCCGCAGGGCAAATGGCTCGTCTGTTTGCCAATATCGGCGACATGGATGGCGTGTCAAAGAAGGACTTCATCAGACTGCTTTCCCGCACCTTTGGGGTGCCCGACAGAGCCATTGGGCACATTGACCTCAATCGCGCCTATATGCACTTCGACCTCGACGCGGCCTATGTAAACGTGGTGCGTCAGGGGCTTTCCGAATTTACCATCAATGGTCGTCGAATCCGAGTGGATGATGCTTCTGCCCCCAAAGAAAAGAGGACGAAAGAGGATAAATTTTTCGAGAAATTCGGGAAAAAGAAAAAGGGGAAGAAGTGGTAG
- a CDS encoding cystathionine gamma-synthase family protein has translation MKRDLKPETLMMSHGYRSEWSEGAVKCPIFQTSTFAFRTAEEGKAFFEVAYGLREKGAKEKTGLIYSRLNNPDMEILEERLKLWDGAEACAVFESGMSAISTALFEFLRPGDLLLCSNPLYGGTSHLVHHVLTKFGIEVLGFSPGASREELLQIVEASGKKDRLGMIYIETPANPTNDLVDISVCRSVANVFGRNGRQVLVAVDNTYMGPIWQHPLRHGADLVLYSATKYIGGHSDVIAGACLGPTELIARVKTLRTFLGNMIAPHTGWLLLRSLETLKLRMEKQTENAQVIARRLVRHSKVAKVHYLGLLTPEDGEAYEIYRRQCSSPGAMVSFEVKGGEKEAFSFLNHLKIVKLAVSLGSTESLAQHPATMTHAGVGHAEKIAFGISDALIRLSVGVEHVEDLWWDLEQALDKIPEHRELAPEAMLSPNYV, from the coding sequence ATGAAACGAGATTTAAAACCCGAAACCTTAATGATGTCGCATGGCTACCGCTCCGAATGGTCGGAGGGTGCCGTGAAATGTCCCATTTTCCAGACATCAACCTTTGCATTTCGCACTGCCGAAGAGGGCAAGGCTTTTTTTGAAGTCGCATACGGGCTGCGCGAGAAGGGCGCAAAAGAAAAAACCGGCCTCATCTATAGCCGACTGAACAATCCCGACATGGAAATCCTTGAGGAGCGGCTTAAACTGTGGGATGGAGCCGAAGCCTGTGCTGTCTTCGAAAGCGGCATGTCAGCCATCTCAACGGCACTGTTCGAGTTTTTGCGGCCGGGCGATTTGTTGCTCTGCAGCAATCCTTTATATGGGGGCACAAGTCACCTTGTGCATCATGTGCTGACTAAGTTTGGCATTGAGGTGTTAGGTTTCAGCCCCGGCGCAAGTCGTGAAGAATTGTTGCAAATCGTTGAGGCATCAGGCAAAAAAGACCGCCTCGGCATGATATACATCGAAACGCCAGCAAACCCAACGAACGACCTCGTGGACATCTCCGTGTGTCGCTCTGTGGCAAACGTATTTGGTCGCAATGGAAGGCAAGTCTTGGTGGCTGTGGACAATACTTACATGGGGCCGATTTGGCAACATCCGCTACGCCACGGCGCTGACCTCGTTTTATACTCTGCTACAAAATATATTGGTGGACACAGCGATGTCATAGCAGGTGCCTGCCTTGGCCCGACGGAACTAATTGCACGGGTGAAAACGCTGCGTACCTTTTTGGGAAACATGATAGCCCCACATACAGGTTGGTTGCTGTTGAGAAGCCTTGAGACCCTTAAACTTCGAATGGAAAAACAAACTGAAAACGCTCAGGTCATCGCCCGCCGCCTTGTCCGGCACTCAAAAGTGGCCAAAGTGCACTATCTCGGTCTGTTGACACCTGAAGATGGCGAGGCCTACGAAATATATCGGAGGCAGTGCTCGTCGCCGGGGGCAATGGTTTCTTTTGAAGTGAAGGGAGGCGAAAAGGAGGCTTTTTCATTTCTCAACCATCTGAAAATTGTGAAATTGGCCGTAAGCCTTGGCAGTACGGAATCTTTGGCTCAACACCCTGCCACGATGACCCACGCGGGTGTTGGCCATGCCGAGAAAATCGCCTTTGGCATCAGTGACGCGCTCATTCGCCTGTCCGTTGGCGTGGAGCATGTGGAGGACCTGTGGTGGGATTTGGAACAGGCGCTCGACAAAATCCCAGAGCATCGGGAACTGGCACCGGAGGCGATGTTGAGCCCCAATTATGTTTGA
- a CDS encoding Lrp/AsnC family transcriptional regulator, whose translation MEKKSVTIDASDRAILQLLQEDAFLTTKEIAARLNLTTTPVFERVKRLEKEGYIAGYTALLDRRKIGLAMLVLCEVSLKEHNRDFLLQFEAAVIDLPEVLECHHITGEYDYLLKVVVNDMDDYQRFIKEKLATLENIGRVQSHFVMTEVKNTTMLPIR comes from the coding sequence ATGGAAAAAAAATCTGTGACAATTGACGCATCGGACCGCGCTATTCTCCAACTCCTCCAAGAGGATGCGTTTCTGACCACCAAGGAAATAGCAGCTCGGCTCAATCTGACTACGACACCTGTTTTTGAGCGCGTGAAAAGACTGGAAAAAGAAGGCTACATTGCTGGCTACACGGCTTTGCTTGACCGCCGCAAAATCGGATTGGCGATGCTCGTTCTTTGCGAGGTGTCACTCAAGGAACACAACCGCGATTTTTTGCTGCAATTCGAAGCAGCGGTGATAGACCTGCCAGAGGTGTTGGAATGTCACCATATCACGGGCGAGTATGATTATTTGCTCAAAGTTGTGGTCAACGATATGGACGACTACCAACGATTCATCAAGGAAAAACTGGCAACCCTCGAAAATATAGGGCGCGTGCAAAGCCACTTTGTAATGACGGAGGTGAAGAACACAACCATGCTGCCGATTCGGTAA